From Choloepus didactylus isolate mChoDid1 chromosome 25 unlocalized genomic scaffold, mChoDid1.pri SUPER_25_unloc1, whole genome shotgun sequence, a single genomic window includes:
- the PLPP2 gene encoding phospholipid phosphatase 2 isoform X2 translates to MAGVIITATVVLVSAGEAYLVHTERLYSRSDFNNYVAAVYKVLGAFLFGAAVSQSLTELAKYMTGRLRPNFLAVCDPDWSRVNCSVYVQLETVCRGSSVAVTEARLSFYSGHSSFAMYCMTFLALYVQARLRWRWARLLRPTLQFLLVSFALYVGYTRVSDHKHHWSDVLTGLLQGALVAALTVCYVSDVFKVRPPRCCPEEELERKPSLSLTLTLGEADHNHYGYPVSSA, encoded by the exons ATGGCTGGGGTCATCATCACGGCCACCGTTGTCCTC GTCTCGGCCGGGGAGGCTTACCTGGTGCACACCGAGCGTCTCTACTCTCGCTCGGACTTCAACAACTACGTGGCCGCCGTCTACAAGGTCTTGGGCGCCTTCCTGTTCGGGGCAGCTGTGAGCCAGTCGCTGACGGAACTGGCCAAGTACATGACTGGCCGCCTGCGCCCCAACTTCCTAGCCGTCTGTGACCCCGACTGGAGCCGCGTGAACTGCTCGGTGTACGTGCAGCTGGAGACGGTGTGCAGGGGGAGCTCCGTGGCCGTCACGGAGGCCAG GCTCTCTTTCTACTCTGGACACTCTTCCTTCGCCATGTACTGCATGACCTTCTTGGCG CTCTACGTGCAGGCCCGGCTGCGCTGGCGCTGGGCCCGGCTGCTGCGGCCCACCCTGCAGTTCCTCCTGGTGTCCTTCGCCCTCTACGTCGGCTACACCCGCGTGTCCGACCACAAGCACCACTGGAGCGACGTCCTCACTGGGCTCCTGCAGGGGGCGCTGGTGGCTGCTCTCACG GTCTGCTACGTCTCCGACGTCTTCAAAGTGCGGCCCCCGCGGTGCTGCCCGGAGGAGGAGCTGGAACGGAAGCCGAGCCTGTCCCTGACGCTGACTCTGGGCGAGGCTGACCACAACCACTACGGGTACCCAGTGTCCTCTGCCTGA
- the MIER2 gene encoding mesoderm induction early response protein 2 isoform X2 — MAEAPSLGRQSPRVATCLAHGLCPGGSSLQTTTVVSVGSADHRLNLAEILSQNYGIREECEGATRGPEKPEEELEKDFMSQGSDMPLDELLALYGYEASDPISEQEGEGRSTPHLLDVTLDKEQIEKDLLSGEEEEERQSSAGYLMPSVTSREAASLFPNQRRTHLLADEDGEPGSSASSDTEEDSLPANKCKKEIMVGPQFQADLSSLHLSRHGEKIYENEDQLLWDPNILPEREVEEFLYRAVTRRWDEMPGSQLPHGESVRDSEQALYELVKCNFHAEEALRRLRFNVKVIRDGLCAWSEEECRNFEHGFRVHGKNFHLIQANKVRTRSVGECVEYYYLWKKSERYDYFTQQTRLGRRKYIPPGSTDPDQDLDGGDPDGPGRPRASPPPPPAPEGPLRDSPAGTCPDPLSADGTDLGVGEPRLGPSGLPSSGPGPCLLQELEEPPAAPLLQRSPVVYPPPVAAVDPGASPRLAVDFALPGALPAELPLISGHVDLDGDPEEAVAPAQVALSVTEFGLIGIGDVNPFLAAHPACPAPGLHTEPLSHCNVMSC; from the exons ATGGCGGAG GCCCCCTCGCTGGGGAGGCAGAGTCCTCGCGTGGCCACCTGCCTTGCTCATGGCCTGTGTCCCGGGGGGTCCAGCTTGCAGACGACAACAG TGGTGTCCGTGGGCTCTGCTGACCATAGGCTCAACCTCGCTGAGATCCTGTCCCAGAACTACGGCATCCGGGAGGAGTGTGAGGGGGCCACGAGGGGCCCGGAGAAGCCggaggaggagctggagaaggACTTCATGTCCCAG GGCAGCGACATGCCCCTGGATGAGCTGCTTGCCCTGTACGGCTACGAGGCGTCCGACCCCATCTcagagcaggagggagagggCAGAAGCACACCTCACCTGCTGGATGTGACGCTGGACAAG GAACAAATAGAGAAGGATTTGCTTTcaggggaagaagaggaggagaggcaGTCATCAGCTGGCTACCTCATGCCGTCCGTGACCTCCCGTGAGGCCGCCAGCCTTTTCCCCAACCAGCGCAGAA CCCACCTCCTGGCCGACGAAGATGGAGAGCCCGGCTCCTCTGCCTCCTCCGACACCGAGGAAGACTCGCTTCCCGCCAACAAATGTAAGAAG GAAATCATGGTTGGGCCCCAGTTCCAGGCCGACCTCAGCAGCCTGCACTTGAGCAGACACGGAGAGAAGA TCTACGAGAACGAGGACCAGCTGCTCTGGGACCCCAATATCCTCCCCGAGAGGGAGGTGGAGGAGTTCCTCTACCGGGCGGTGACACGCAGGTGGGATGAGATGCCCGGGTCTCAGCTCCCGCACGGAGAGTCAGTCAGGGACAGCGAGCAG GCGCTGTACGAGCTGGTGAAGTGTAACTTCCACGCGGAGGAGGCGCTGCGCAGGCTGCGGTTCAACGTGAAGGTGATTCGAG ACGGACTCTGTGCCTGGAGCGAGGAGGAGTGCCGGAACTTTGAGCATGGCTTCCGCGTGCACGGGAAGAATTTCCACCTGATCCAGGCCAAcaag GTGCGCACGCGGTCCGTGGGCGAGTGTGTGGAGTACTACTACCTGTGGAAGAAGTCTGAGCGCTATGACTACTTCACCCAGCAGACGCGCCTGGGCCGCAGGAAGTACATCCCTCCAGGAAGCAC GGACCCTGACCAGGACCTGGATGGTGGGGATCCCGATGGCCCCGGCCGCCCTCGCGCCTCgccgcccccacccccggccccggAAGGCCCCCTGCGGGACAGCCCGGCAGGGACATGCCCAG ACCCTCTGAGTGCGGATGGCACGGACCTCGGTGTCGGCGAGCCCAGGCTGGGCCCCAGCGGCCTCCCCTCCTCGGGGCCAGGGCCCTGCCTGCTCCAGGAGCTGGAAGAGCCCCCGGCCGCACCCTTGTTGCAGCGGTCCCCAGTCGTCTACCCACCGCCTGTGGCTGCCGTGGACCCAGGCGCCAGCCCACGGTTGGCTGTGGACTTCGCCCTGCCCGGGGCCCTACCTGCGGAGCTGCCTCTCATCTCTGGCCACGTGGACCTGGACGGAGACCCTGAGGAGGCCGTGGCGCCCGCACAGGTGGCCCTGTCGGTCACGGAATTTGGGCTCATCGGCATTGGGGATGTGAATCCCTTCCTGGCTGCCCACCCAGCATGCCCGGCTCCCGGGCTGCACACGGAGCCTTTGTCACA CTGCAACGTGATGAGCTGCTGA
- the PLPP2 gene encoding phospholipid phosphatase 2 isoform X1: MERRWVFVLLDVLCLLVAALPFAILTLVNAPYKRGFYCGDDSIRYPYRQDTITHGLMAGVIITATVVLVSAGEAYLVHTERLYSRSDFNNYVAAVYKVLGAFLFGAAVSQSLTELAKYMTGRLRPNFLAVCDPDWSRVNCSVYVQLETVCRGSSVAVTEARLSFYSGHSSFAMYCMTFLALYVQARLRWRWARLLRPTLQFLLVSFALYVGYTRVSDHKHHWSDVLTGLLQGALVAALTVCYVSDVFKVRPPRCCPEEELERKPSLSLTLTLGEADHNHYGYPVSSA, from the exons ATGGAGCGGAGATGGGTCTTCGTGCTGCTCGACGTTTTGTGCTTGCTGGTCG CCGCTCTGCCCTTCGCCATCCTGACACTGGTGAATGCCCCTTACAAACGGGGGTTCTACTGTGGAGATGACTCCATCCGCTACCCCTACCGCCAGGACACCATCACCCACGGGCTCATGGCTGGGGTCATCATCACGGCCACCGTTGTCCTC GTCTCGGCCGGGGAGGCTTACCTGGTGCACACCGAGCGTCTCTACTCTCGCTCGGACTTCAACAACTACGTGGCCGCCGTCTACAAGGTCTTGGGCGCCTTCCTGTTCGGGGCAGCTGTGAGCCAGTCGCTGACGGAACTGGCCAAGTACATGACTGGCCGCCTGCGCCCCAACTTCCTAGCCGTCTGTGACCCCGACTGGAGCCGCGTGAACTGCTCGGTGTACGTGCAGCTGGAGACGGTGTGCAGGGGGAGCTCCGTGGCCGTCACGGAGGCCAG GCTCTCTTTCTACTCTGGACACTCTTCCTTCGCCATGTACTGCATGACCTTCTTGGCG CTCTACGTGCAGGCCCGGCTGCGCTGGCGCTGGGCCCGGCTGCTGCGGCCCACCCTGCAGTTCCTCCTGGTGTCCTTCGCCCTCTACGTCGGCTACACCCGCGTGTCCGACCACAAGCACCACTGGAGCGACGTCCTCACTGGGCTCCTGCAGGGGGCGCTGGTGGCTGCTCTCACG GTCTGCTACGTCTCCGACGTCTTCAAAGTGCGGCCCCCGCGGTGCTGCCCGGAGGAGGAGCTGGAACGGAAGCCGAGCCTGTCCCTGACGCTGACTCTGGGCGAGGCTGACCACAACCACTACGGGTACCCAGTGTCCTCTGCCTGA
- the MIER2 gene encoding mesoderm induction early response protein 2 isoform X1, with protein MGQPDLTCSLPPQAPSLGRQSPRVATCLAHGLCPGGSSLQTTTVVSVGSADHRLNLAEILSQNYGIREECEGATRGPEKPEEELEKDFMSQGSDMPLDELLALYGYEASDPISEQEGEGRSTPHLLDVTLDKEQIEKDLLSGEEEEERQSSAGYLMPSVTSREAASLFPNQRRTHLLADEDGEPGSSASSDTEEDSLPANKCKKEIMVGPQFQADLSSLHLSRHGEKIYENEDQLLWDPNILPEREVEEFLYRAVTRRWDEMPGSQLPHGESVRDSEQALYELVKCNFHAEEALRRLRFNVKVIRDGLCAWSEEECRNFEHGFRVHGKNFHLIQANKVRTRSVGECVEYYYLWKKSERYDYFTQQTRLGRRKYIPPGSTDPDQDLDGGDPDGPGRPRASPPPPPAPEGPLRDSPAGTCPDPLSADGTDLGVGEPRLGPSGLPSSGPGPCLLQELEEPPAAPLLQRSPVVYPPPVAAVDPGASPRLAVDFALPGALPAELPLISGHVDLDGDPEEAVAPAQVALSVTEFGLIGIGDVNPFLAAHPACPAPGLHTEPLSHCNVMSC; from the exons ATGGGGCAGCCTGACCTCACCTGCTCTCTCCCTCCGCAGGCCCCCTCGCTGGGGAGGCAGAGTCCTCGCGTGGCCACCTGCCTTGCTCATGGCCTGTGTCCCGGGGGGTCCAGCTTGCAGACGACAACAG TGGTGTCCGTGGGCTCTGCTGACCATAGGCTCAACCTCGCTGAGATCCTGTCCCAGAACTACGGCATCCGGGAGGAGTGTGAGGGGGCCACGAGGGGCCCGGAGAAGCCggaggaggagctggagaaggACTTCATGTCCCAG GGCAGCGACATGCCCCTGGATGAGCTGCTTGCCCTGTACGGCTACGAGGCGTCCGACCCCATCTcagagcaggagggagagggCAGAAGCACACCTCACCTGCTGGATGTGACGCTGGACAAG GAACAAATAGAGAAGGATTTGCTTTcaggggaagaagaggaggagaggcaGTCATCAGCTGGCTACCTCATGCCGTCCGTGACCTCCCGTGAGGCCGCCAGCCTTTTCCCCAACCAGCGCAGAA CCCACCTCCTGGCCGACGAAGATGGAGAGCCCGGCTCCTCTGCCTCCTCCGACACCGAGGAAGACTCGCTTCCCGCCAACAAATGTAAGAAG GAAATCATGGTTGGGCCCCAGTTCCAGGCCGACCTCAGCAGCCTGCACTTGAGCAGACACGGAGAGAAGA TCTACGAGAACGAGGACCAGCTGCTCTGGGACCCCAATATCCTCCCCGAGAGGGAGGTGGAGGAGTTCCTCTACCGGGCGGTGACACGCAGGTGGGATGAGATGCCCGGGTCTCAGCTCCCGCACGGAGAGTCAGTCAGGGACAGCGAGCAG GCGCTGTACGAGCTGGTGAAGTGTAACTTCCACGCGGAGGAGGCGCTGCGCAGGCTGCGGTTCAACGTGAAGGTGATTCGAG ACGGACTCTGTGCCTGGAGCGAGGAGGAGTGCCGGAACTTTGAGCATGGCTTCCGCGTGCACGGGAAGAATTTCCACCTGATCCAGGCCAAcaag GTGCGCACGCGGTCCGTGGGCGAGTGTGTGGAGTACTACTACCTGTGGAAGAAGTCTGAGCGCTATGACTACTTCACCCAGCAGACGCGCCTGGGCCGCAGGAAGTACATCCCTCCAGGAAGCAC GGACCCTGACCAGGACCTGGATGGTGGGGATCCCGATGGCCCCGGCCGCCCTCGCGCCTCgccgcccccacccccggccccggAAGGCCCCCTGCGGGACAGCCCGGCAGGGACATGCCCAG ACCCTCTGAGTGCGGATGGCACGGACCTCGGTGTCGGCGAGCCCAGGCTGGGCCCCAGCGGCCTCCCCTCCTCGGGGCCAGGGCCCTGCCTGCTCCAGGAGCTGGAAGAGCCCCCGGCCGCACCCTTGTTGCAGCGGTCCCCAGTCGTCTACCCACCGCCTGTGGCTGCCGTGGACCCAGGCGCCAGCCCACGGTTGGCTGTGGACTTCGCCCTGCCCGGGGCCCTACCTGCGGAGCTGCCTCTCATCTCTGGCCACGTGGACCTGGACGGAGACCCTGAGGAGGCCGTGGCGCCCGCACAGGTGGCCCTGTCGGTCACGGAATTTGGGCTCATCGGCATTGGGGATGTGAATCCCTTCCTGGCTGCCCACCCAGCATGCCCGGCTCCCGGGCTGCACACGGAGCCTTTGTCACA CTGCAACGTGATGAGCTGCTGA